A window of Myxococcales bacterium contains these coding sequences:
- a CDS encoding tetratricopeptide repeat protein: MEIGKRTMWVLVCLAFLWAGCAGDQQLKKQVSDLQAQITETQATLADMNLRMEEMNSSLFVLRETTKNNREAIKKLQEQADTPTVYINQPQERVAMDTPPSVMNNNTAAESPLAPMPLPAGGSGGPVGNDEQAFRAAVGQMEKQNWGLAIYDLNAFIAQHPNSAYLPRARFALGESFRQLGELGQAVREYERCVAAGKTAGPYAARSLFWLAQSYQQLGQTEKAGQAKQRLLQEYPDSPEAKKINLESPR, encoded by the coding sequence ATGGAAATCGGCAAGCGTACCATGTGGGTGCTGGTGTGCCTCGCTTTTTTGTGGGCGGGGTGTGCCGGCGACCAGCAACTTAAAAAGCAGGTTTCCGATCTGCAGGCGCAGATCACCGAAACTCAGGCGACGCTGGCCGACATGAATTTGCGCATGGAAGAAATGAACAGCTCGCTGTTCGTACTGCGCGAAACCACGAAGAATAATCGGGAAGCGATTAAAAAGCTTCAGGAACAAGCGGATACGCCGACGGTTTACATCAACCAGCCGCAGGAAAGAGTGGCGATGGATACGCCGCCCAGCGTGATGAACAACAACACGGCCGCCGAATCGCCGCTGGCCCCGATGCCGTTGCCGGCGGGCGGGTCGGGCGGTCCGGTCGGAAACGACGAACAGGCTTTTCGCGCGGCGGTCGGCCAGATGGAAAAACAGAACTGGGGCCTGGCGATTTACGATCTGAACGCGTTCATCGCGCAGCATCCCAACAGCGCTTATTTGCCGCGGGCTCGCTTCGCGCTGGGCGAATCCTTCCGCCAGTTGGGCGAACTCGGCCAGGCGGTGCGCGAATACGAGCGTTGCGTGGCGGCCGGCAAGACGGCCGGTCCCTATGCGGCGCGTTCTCTTTTCTGGTTGGCGCAAAGTTATCAGCAACTCGGCCAGACCGAGAAGGCCGGGCAGGCGAAACAACGTTTGTTGCAGGAATATCCGGATTCCCCCGAGGCGAAAAAGATCAACTTGGAATCGCCTCGCTGA
- a CDS encoding GNAT family N-acetyltransferase, whose amino-acid sequence MAKTLTLLIVCDADPDRPDYGGPSFDVRGPLRWRGLSEGAPRLLEGLAACRDDAGRGLPILWCVRADEQIEQCHDRADWALDHFAAFWKDCRSAGHSLGWHPHHWRWSDERRCFHQEIADRDWQTRNLEKGAAAFAQPPRFSRTGWYAMNDENLNTLEKLGVEMDLSAMPGMVRRGEPDRRGSYFVGQYDWSRCKSAPYHPHPRDYQSEDPRGRKLIEYPLRTTASPALRALLGLRYRLRGATGKIGARLGLNVTLHPWLFAPLLDEALREAEARGAARLAVYFHPDELLADAGPRLAGLPLYGAPYLLRNVARLQRLAQRRKIEVRFADAADELADWQKKLSAAGEPDWQAAPIAAAEMERSADLAVQVFHPADAEEYRRRFCWKHEELSQVGPWIMAGRQEDRLLGHYPSLAGRAWWFGEEVTSAHSCDTAVLPERQGKGLLGKLAREQYERLRAAGFRFAWAFPNHRIFPLRVGSLAWREVAPFPFLIRPLRLSAVLRRLWPGPLGAFLADGVGAGWSLLSPLPRSSPEVEIVPVGEFGAEADEIWRLARTRLSIATVRDRDWFRRRYVAAPDRPYELFHLKRRGDIVGLAVTRLTEKRDLRTFAVCELFLGDFVLETATAALAALLRHGAENGAEVAGALCLPHQPEYQAYRRAGFWPLPRRFHPEPTFFTAYPLQGSDDSEALFDAKNWYLTWGDLDTI is encoded by the coding sequence GTGGCGAAAACCCTGACCCTGCTGATCGTCTGCGATGCCGATCCGGACCGTCCGGATTACGGCGGACCCTCGTTCGACGTTCGCGGGCCCCTGCGGTGGCGAGGCCTGAGCGAAGGGGCGCCGCGCCTGCTGGAAGGTTTGGCGGCCTGTCGCGACGACGCCGGCCGCGGACTGCCGATCCTCTGGTGCGTCCGCGCCGACGAACAAATCGAACAGTGCCACGACCGCGCCGACTGGGCGCTCGATCACTTCGCCGCGTTCTGGAAGGATTGCCGATCGGCCGGCCATTCACTCGGCTGGCACCCGCATCACTGGCGCTGGAGCGACGAGCGCCGCTGCTTCCATCAAGAGATCGCCGATCGCGACTGGCAGACCCGTAACCTCGAAAAAGGCGCGGCGGCCTTCGCTCAACCGCCCCGCTTCAGCCGAACCGGCTGGTACGCGATGAACGACGAGAACCTCAACACGCTGGAAAAGCTGGGCGTGGAAATGGACCTGTCGGCGATGCCCGGCATGGTCCGGCGCGGCGAGCCCGACCGGCGCGGCTCCTACTTCGTCGGCCAATACGATTGGTCCCGCTGCAAGAGCGCCCCGTACCACCCGCATCCGCGCGATTACCAGAGCGAGGATCCGCGCGGGCGCAAACTGATCGAGTACCCGCTGCGCACCACCGCCTCGCCCGCGTTGCGCGCGCTGCTCGGCCTGCGTTACCGCCTGCGCGGCGCCACCGGCAAAATCGGCGCGCGGCTGGGGTTGAACGTCACGCTGCATCCCTGGTTGTTCGCGCCCTTGCTGGACGAGGCGCTCCGGGAAGCCGAAGCTCGGGGCGCGGCGCGGCTGGCGGTTTATTTTCATCCCGACGAATTGCTGGCGGACGCCGGGCCGCGGCTCGCCGGCCTGCCGCTCTACGGCGCGCCGTACCTCCTGCGAAACGTCGCGCGGCTGCAACGGCTGGCGCAACGGCGAAAAATCGAGGTGCGGTTCGCTGACGCCGCCGACGAACTAGCCGATTGGCAAAAAAAATTGTCCGCCGCCGGCGAACCGGATTGGCAGGCCGCGCCGATCGCCGCGGCGGAAATGGAGCGGTCGGCGGACCTGGCCGTGCAGGTTTTTCACCCCGCCGACGCGGAGGAATACCGGCGGCGTTTTTGCTGGAAACACGAGGAGCTTTCGCAGGTCGGCCCGTGGATTATGGCAGGCCGGCAGGAAGATCGGCTGCTCGGCCATTATCCGTCGCTGGCCGGGCGCGCGTGGTGGTTCGGCGAAGAAGTGACCAGCGCCCATAGCTGCGACACCGCCGTGCTGCCCGAGCGGCAAGGCAAAGGCCTGCTCGGCAAACTGGCCCGCGAGCAGTACGAACGGCTGCGCGCGGCCGGTTTCCGCTTCGCCTGGGCGTTTCCCAACCACCGGATTTTTCCGCTGCGGGTCGGCTCGCTGGCCTGGCGGGAAGTGGCGCCGTTTCCGTTTCTGATTCGGCCGCTACGGCTGAGCGCCGTCTTGCGGCGCCTGTGGCCGGGGCCGCTCGGCGCGTTTCTGGCCGACGGCGTCGGCGCCGGTTGGAGCCTGCTGTCGCCGTTGCCCCGCTCGTCGCCGGAGGTGGAAATCGTTCCGGTCGGCGAGTTCGGCGCCGAAGCCGACGAAATCTGGAGGCTGGCGCGAACCCGGCTGTCCATCGCCACCGTGCGCGATCGCGATTGGTTCCGCCGCCGGTACGTCGCGGCGCCGGATCGGCCCTACGAGCTGTTCCACCTGAAGCGACGGGGGGATATCGTCGGGCTGGCGGTGACGCGACTGACCGAAAAACGCGACCTGCGCACCTTCGCCGTCTGCGAGCTTTTCCTGGGCGATTTTGTTTTGGAAACGGCGACGGCGGCCCTGGCGGCATTACTTCGGCATGGCGCGGAAAATGGCGCCGAGGTGGCCGGCGCGCTTTGCCTGCCTCATCAGCCGGAATACCAAGCCTATCGCCGGGCCGGTTTCTGGCCGCTGCCGCGCCGTTTTCATCCCGAACCGACGTTTTTCACGGCTTATCCGCTCCAGGGCAGCGACGATAGCGAGGCTTTGTTCGACGCGAAAAACTGGTATCTGACCTGGGGCGATTTGGACACCATTTAA